A segment of the Catenuloplanes nepalensis genome:
CGGGTTGGAGACCTGCCGGCGGTTGCGGGCCGCGGGCCGGGATCTGCCGGTGCTGATGCTGACCGCCCGTGACCAGGTCTCCGACCGGGTCGCGGGGCTCGACGCGGGCGCCGACGACTACCTGCCCAAACCGTTCGCCACCGAGGAGCTGCTGGCCCGGGTGCGGGCCCTGCTGCGCCGGCGCACGCCGGCCGGCGGGGAGTCGCAGGTCCTGTCGTTCGCCGACGTCCGGGTCGATCCCGACAGGTTCGAGGCGTGGCGTGGTGGACGGCCGCTGCGCTTGACCCGGACCGAGTTCTCCCTGCTGGAGGTTCTCGTGCGCAACGCGACCCGGGTCTTGACCCGCGACGCGCTGTTCGAGGCGATCTGGGGCTTCGACATGAGCGCCACCGCCAACAACCTCCAGGTGTACGTGAGCTACCTGCGCCGCAAGATGGAGGCCGAGGGTGAGCCGCGATTGATCTACACGCTGCGCGGCCTGGGATACACGTTGCGGGAGACTCCTCCGTGAGCAGGCCCGCCGGCCGGGGACCGCGCCGGCTGACCCGATGGTGGCGCCGGCGGTCCCTGCGGGCCAGGCTGACGGTGATCGCGGCGACGGCCATCGCGGTCAGCGTGTTCATGGCGTTCCAGGTGGCCAGCGAGTTGATGGACGGAGAACTACGGGACTCCGCCGAGATGCAGCTGCGCGCCGACTCCCGTGCCCTGGCGACGACGGCGGAGCGCGCCGGTCTGGCGCGGGTCGAGCTGCCGCCGTATCCCGGAGGCGATCGGCTGGTGCGGGTCATCCTGCCTGACGGCTCGACCCGGACACCGGCCGGCCAACCCGCGCTGCCCCCGGTCAGCGGGCACGCCGGGCGCGTGGCGCAGGGCGGGCCGGCCGACCTGATGGAGTCGGACGACAGCGACGAGGAGGGCTACCTCGTCTACACGCTGCGGGCGGGCGACGGCGCGGTTCAGGTGGCCCGCGCCGCCGACGACAGCCCGATCAACCAGTTCGGGTTCGGGATGCTGCTGATCGGGCTGCTCTGCGTGGTCGGCGGCGCCCTTGTCGGGCGGACCGTGGCGCGGGCCGGGCTGGCACCGATCGACCGGCTGACCGCCGCGGCGGTACGTGTCGCGCACACCCGGGATCTCGACGCCGACATCCCGGATGAGGGCGGTGGTGAGATCCAGCGGCTGATCCAGTCGATCAACGACATGCTAGCCGCGCTCCGGGACTCGCGCCGGGCCCAGCGGCTGCTCGCCGAGGACGCCGCCCACGAGCTCAAGACGCCGCTCACCAGCCTGCGCCTCAACGTCGAGCTGCTGATCCGGCTCGATCGGCGCGGCACCCTGGACAGCGCCCTGCCGGCGGAGAGCCGGACCCGGTTGCTCAACGATCTCGGCGCCCAGGTGGCCGAGTTGAGCACCCTCGCCACCGAGCTGACCGAGGTGGCGCGCGGTGACGTCAGCGACGAGAGCACCGAGCTGTTCGACTTCGCCGACGTGGTGGAGGCCGCCGCGGCCCGGGCGCGTTCCCGCGTGCCTGACATCGAGGTCGCGCTCGACGTGACCTCCGTGTGGGTGAGCGGGCGTCCCGCCGCGCTCCAGCGGGCGGTGCTCAACCTCATCGACAACGCCGGGAAGTGGTCCCCGGCGGACCAGCCGATCCAGGTTCGGCTGCGTGCCGAGGGCGCGTCGGCGGTGCTCGAGGTCGACGACGCCGGGCCGGGCATCGACGCAGTCGACGTACCGCGGGTGTTCGACCGGTTCTACCGTGCCGACAGCGCCCGGGGGTTGCCGGGATCCGGTCTGGGACTGTCGATCGTGCAGCGGGTCGTCGACGCCCACGGCGGCCGGGCCGCTGTCGCCCGTTCCGCACGCGGTGGCGCGCTGCTTCGGGTCGACCTTCCGGCCGCGGCCCCGCCCGCCCCGATCGCGCGGCTCACCGCCGGGGACAGCGCGGTGAGCTGACCCGCCCCGGCGGCGCGGCGCAGGACGAGGGACGGCGGCCCTGCGGGCATGGACCCTCGGCGCTCACCGTCGGGGCGGGACACCGCGGTGCACCGGCCGGGCCCGAGGGCCTGGGGGCGGCGACCGTCGGGCCCTGAAAAATCCGGGACGGGCATGGTTCCCGTCCCGGACCTTCATCGTGCTGCCGCGCTCATCGTTGCAGCGCGGGCTCCTCGTCGCTGGTGAGTGCCGCTTGCTCGTTCGGCGGCTCCGCCGTCGGCCGGGACAGCCGGCTCGGCCACCACATCCGCCGGCCGATCAGGAGGGTGAGGGCGGGCACCAGGACCGACCGCACCAGCAGGGCGTCGAGCAGCACGCCGAAGGCGACCAGGAACCCGACCTCGATCAGCATCACCAGCGGAAGTGTGGCGAGGACCGCGAACGTGGCCGCCAGGACCAGCCCTGCCGAGGTGATGACGCCGCCGGTGGCCGACAGGGCCTTCAGCATGCCCTCTCGGGTGCCGAGACGCACGGTCTCCTCCCGGGCCCGGCTGGCCAGGAAGATGTTGTAGTCGACGCCGAGCGCCACCAGGAACAGGAATGCCAGCAGCGGCACCGAATAGTCGATACCTTCGAACCCGAGGATCGTGTCGAAGACGAACACGCTGCCGCCGAAGGCCGCCGCGAACGAGACGACCACAGTCGCCATCAGGATCAGCGGGGCCACGATCGCGCGCAGCAGCAGCCCGAGGACGATCAGGACGACGGCGAGCACCAGCGGGATCACCCGCTTCTCGTCGCGGCTGGTGGTCACCTCGGTGTCGAGGTTCTCCGCGCTCGGCCCGCCGACGATCGCCTCCGCCCCGTTCACCGCGTGCACGGCGGCGCGCACCCGCTTGATCGTGTCGTACTCCGCGGCGGTGTCCGGCGCGTCGGCCGGGAACACGGAGATGTCGGCCCAGCCTCCGACGGTCTGGCCCGGGACGGCCTCTGCCACGCCGGGAGTGCGCTTGACGATGTCGACCACCCGCTCCTGGTACGCCGGCCGCGTGTAGATCGTCATAGGCTGGCCGCCGAGCTCCGGGAAGTGCTGGCGGAGAACGGTGAAGCCGGTGACCGACTCCGGCGCGGACAGGAACTGGTCCTGCTCCCGCAGGGCGCCGGTGTTGCCCGTCAGACCGATGGCGAGCACGCCGAGGACCCCGAGCGAGCCGAGCGTGGCCACCCACCGGCGGCGGCTGATGGCGGCGCCGAGCCGTCCCCACAGCCCCGGCTTGTCCTGCACGGCCGTGCTGAACCGCGGGATGGCCGGCCAGAAGACTCGCCTGCCGAGCACCACGAGCACCGCCGGGAACAGCGTCAGCATGGCCACCAGCGCGCACAGGATGCCGGCCGCGCCGATCGGGCCCAGCCCGCTGGTGCTGTTCAGGTCCGCGACGAGCAGGCAGAGCAGGCCGGCGACCACGGTGGCCGCGGACGCGACGATGGCCGGCGCCGCGCCGCGCAGCGCGTGGACCATCGCGACCCGGACGTTCTCGTGGTGGTGCAGTGCCTCCCGATATCGCGCGATGAGCAACAGCGCGTAGTCCGTGCCGACGCCGAACACCAGGATCGTCAGCAGCGCCGAGTTCTGGTCGTTGACCACGATGCCGAAGCCCTTGACGAGCAGGTAGACGGTCGCCATCGCGGTCAGTGAGGCCGCGCCGACGACCACGAGCGGGATGAACCACAACACCGGGCTGCGGTACGTGAGGATGAGCAGGATCGTGACGACGATGACCGTGGTGAGGAAGACCTGCAGGTCGATGCCGTCGAAGACGGCGTCCATGTCGCCGTCGATCGCGGCCGGGCCGGTCACCTGGAGTTCCAGGCCTGCGGGGCGGTCCTTCG
Coding sequences within it:
- a CDS encoding MMPL family transporter: MSVNAAQPREAPPGRLAGRWVPWLVIGLWVALAAVMVPLSGKLSSVTTDRAVDTLPASAESTKVAALEDSLPGGEDNTFVFVYHRAGGMTDADRATVERHYTTLAGRYPPKAAAGEDDEGPATRLSTDGKAMMFTLDVNTTYGAPEAIVGPLRDAAKDRPAGLELQVTGPAAIDGDMDAVFDGIDLQVFLTTVIVVTILLILTYRSPVLWFIPLVVVGAASLTAMATVYLLVKGFGIVVNDQNSALLTILVFGVGTDYALLLIARYREALHHHENVRVAMVHALRGAAPAIVASAATVVAGLLCLLVADLNSTSGLGPIGAAGILCALVAMLTLFPAVLVVLGRRVFWPAIPRFSTAVQDKPGLWGRLGAAISRRRWVATLGSLGVLGVLAIGLTGNTGALREQDQFLSAPESVTGFTVLRQHFPELGGQPMTIYTRPAYQERVVDIVKRTPGVAEAVPGQTVGGWADISVFPADAPDTAAEYDTIKRVRAAVHAVNGAEAIVGGPSAENLDTEVTTSRDEKRVIPLVLAVVLIVLGLLLRAIVAPLILMATVVVSFAAAFGGSVFVFDTILGFEGIDYSVPLLAFLFLVALGVDYNIFLASRAREETVRLGTREGMLKALSATGGVITSAGLVLAATFAVLATLPLVMLIEVGFLVAFGVLLDALLVRSVLVPALTLLIGRRMWWPSRLSRPTAEPPNEQAALTSDEEPALQR
- a CDS encoding response regulator transcription factor; translated protein: MSGKASTGRGRAGVRILIADDDGAIRESLERVLQVEGYDTSTVANGLAVLDGVGGAGGDALDLLILDVMMPRLGGLETCRRLRAAGRDLPVLMLTARDQVSDRVAGLDAGADDYLPKPFATEELLARVRALLRRRTPAGGESQVLSFADVRVDPDRFEAWRGGRPLRLTRTEFSLLEVLVRNATRVLTRDALFEAIWGFDMSATANNLQVYVSYLRRKMEAEGEPRLIYTLRGLGYTLRETPP
- a CDS encoding HAMP domain-containing sensor histidine kinase, with translation MSRPAGRGPRRLTRWWRRRSLRARLTVIAATAIAVSVFMAFQVASELMDGELRDSAEMQLRADSRALATTAERAGLARVELPPYPGGDRLVRVILPDGSTRTPAGQPALPPVSGHAGRVAQGGPADLMESDDSDEEGYLVYTLRAGDGAVQVARAADDSPINQFGFGMLLIGLLCVVGGALVGRTVARAGLAPIDRLTAAAVRVAHTRDLDADIPDEGGGEIQRLIQSINDMLAALRDSRRAQRLLAEDAAHELKTPLTSLRLNVELLIRLDRRGTLDSALPAESRTRLLNDLGAQVAELSTLATELTEVARGDVSDESTELFDFADVVEAAAARARSRVPDIEVALDVTSVWVSGRPAALQRAVLNLIDNAGKWSPADQPIQVRLRAEGASAVLEVDDAGPGIDAVDVPRVFDRFYRADSARGLPGSGLGLSIVQRVVDAHGGRAAVARSARGGALLRVDLPAAAPPAPIARLTAGDSAVS